One stretch of Eggerthella lenta DSM 2243 DNA includes these proteins:
- a CDS encoding diguanylate cyclase, with protein MKDRNLALIVDDSELNRSMLADILSDEYDIIEAENGLEAISQFEKHQFDISLVLLDIVMPEMDGFEVLAIMSKNKWIERVPVIIISAESSSSYIDNAYDLGATEFISRPFDPKTVQRRASNTVMLYSKQNMLENMVTEQMLDKEKSNLIMVELLSHIVEFRNGESGMHVLNIRSITKMLLTQLCRTSDRYASIRSKISLIANASSLHDIGKISVPEHILNNPGSLSADEWVVMKAHSMAGANILESTRYYPDEELVRVARDICRWHHERYDGGGYPDALVGEQIPIEAQVVALADVYDALTHKRVYKEAISHEESMRMILYGECGAFNPLLLQCLVDIAPQLKSEMDMKSLGRITKEDMLDITRSMMQTGDVSNRTLALLEQERTKYQFFAHLSQEIQFEYNVKTDLLMLSEWGAEMLGLSSIVPNPLGHVRLHQIIMREDLLSLRDLILSATPDNPNVSSSYLLHVNNQKRWHKILARPLWLGNDEEALTGFIGKCVDVHEEQLKLDRLVRQASTDPLTGMFHREAARQAILPQLERHEHDEKRFALMLFDLDQFKTANDSYGHLFGDKILKQMALRVQRSVRESDVTARIGGDEFLVFIEYEDDPCAACKRVFESLASSSDEYPMTVSMGVALFPAHATCYDDLFHRADQALYAAKQLGRDRCCFYEDSMAGLLSVLSEICRQDQEPEPEPENLEGSRR; from the coding sequence ATGAAGGACCGCAACCTTGCTCTGATCGTGGACGATTCCGAACTGAACCGCTCCATGCTGGCCGACATCCTGTCCGACGAGTACGACATCATAGAAGCCGAAAACGGACTGGAGGCCATCTCGCAGTTTGAAAAGCACCAGTTCGATATCTCCCTCGTGCTGCTCGACATCGTGATGCCCGAAATGGATGGCTTCGAAGTGCTCGCCATCATGAGCAAGAACAAGTGGATCGAACGCGTCCCCGTCATCATCATCTCCGCGGAAAGCTCTTCCTCGTACATAGACAACGCCTACGACCTAGGCGCCACCGAATTCATCAGCCGACCCTTCGACCCCAAGACCGTGCAACGGCGCGCGTCGAACACCGTGATGCTGTACTCCAAGCAGAACATGCTGGAGAACATGGTGACCGAGCAGATGCTCGATAAGGAGAAGAGCAACCTTATCATGGTGGAGCTGCTGAGCCATATCGTCGAGTTCCGCAACGGCGAAAGCGGCATGCACGTGCTCAACATCCGCTCCATCACCAAGATGCTGCTCACCCAGCTGTGCCGCACGTCCGACCGCTACGCATCCATCCGATCGAAGATATCGCTGATCGCCAACGCCTCCTCCTTGCACGACATCGGCAAGATCTCGGTGCCCGAGCATATCCTGAACAATCCCGGTTCCCTCTCGGCCGACGAGTGGGTCGTCATGAAGGCCCACAGCATGGCAGGCGCCAACATCTTGGAGAGCACCCGCTACTACCCAGACGAGGAGCTGGTGCGGGTGGCGCGCGACATTTGCCGATGGCACCACGAGCGCTACGACGGAGGCGGATACCCCGACGCTCTGGTAGGAGAGCAGATCCCTATCGAGGCCCAGGTGGTTGCGCTGGCGGACGTGTACGACGCCTTGACCCACAAGCGGGTGTACAAAGAAGCCATCTCGCACGAAGAATCGATGCGCATGATCCTCTACGGCGAATGCGGGGCGTTCAATCCGCTGCTTTTGCAGTGCTTGGTGGACATCGCCCCTCAGCTGAAGAGCGAAATGGATATGAAATCGCTCGGCCGCATCACGAAGGAGGACATGCTCGACATCACGCGCAGCATGATGCAAACAGGCGACGTCTCCAACCGAACGCTGGCCCTTTTGGAACAAGAGCGAACAAAATACCAGTTCTTCGCCCATTTGTCTCAGGAAATTCAGTTCGAATACAACGTGAAAACCGACCTATTGATGCTGTCCGAATGGGGTGCGGAAATGTTGGGGCTGTCCAGCATCGTCCCGAACCCGCTCGGGCACGTGCGCCTTCACCAGATCATCATGCGGGAAGATTTGCTCAGCTTGCGCGACCTCATCCTTTCCGCGACCCCCGACAACCCCAACGTGAGCTCGAGCTACCTGCTCCACGTCAACAACCAAAAGCGTTGGCATAAGATCCTCGCGCGCCCTCTTTGGCTGGGAAACGACGAAGAGGCCCTGACCGGCTTCATCGGCAAATGCGTGGACGTGCATGAAGAGCAGCTGAAGCTCGACCGCCTTGTGCGCCAAGCGAGCACCGACCCGCTCACGGGCATGTTCCATCGGGAAGCCGCCCGGCAGGCCATCCTGCCGCAGCTCGAACGGCATGAGCACGACGAAAAGCGATTCGCGCTCATGCTGTTCGACTTGGATCAGTTCAAGACGGCTAACGACAGCTACGGTCACCTGTTCGGCGACAAAATCCTGAAGCAGATGGCTCTGCGCGTGCAGCGCAGCGTCCGCGAATCGGACGTCACCGCCCGCATCGGCGGAGACGAGTTCCTCGTCTTCATCGAATACGAGGACGACCCCTGCGCGGCTTGCAAGCGGGTTTTCGAATCGCTTGCAAGCTCGAGCGACGAATACCCCATGACCGTCAGCATGGGCGTCGCCCTGTTCCCCGCGCACGCGACCTGCTACGACGACTTGTTCCACCGCGCGGACCAGGCGCTCTACGCGGCCAAGCAGCTCGGACGGGACCGCTGCTGCTTCTACGAGGACTCGATGGCCGGGCTCCTGTCCGTGCTTTCGGAGATCTGCCGCCAGGATCAGGAGCCGGAACCGGAGCCGGAAAACCTTGAAGGATCCCGCAGATGA
- a CDS encoding Hpt domain-containing protein: MDADYSEALRRIGGNERMVKYLRIMRRDPSFDDLCEAVENQDYQAAFRAAHAIKGASLNLGLTKLADCSSKLTEALRSQEPNEAIAPLFKETKQVYQEAIARIDALPDDAEER; the protein is encoded by the coding sequence ATGGACGCCGACTACTCCGAAGCGCTTCGCAGGATCGGCGGGAACGAGCGCATGGTGAAATACCTGCGCATCATGAGACGGGACCCTTCTTTCGACGATCTGTGCGAAGCCGTCGAAAACCAAGACTACCAAGCCGCCTTTCGCGCGGCGCACGCCATCAAAGGGGCATCGCTCAACTTAGGGCTGACAAAGCTTGCAGACTGCTCGTCCAAACTCACGGAAGCCTTGCGCTCGCAGGAGCCCAACGAAGCTATCGCGCCTTTGTTCAAGGAAACCAAGCAAGTTTATCAAGAGGCGATCGCCCGCATCGACGCCCTGCCGGACGACGCCGAGGAAAGATAG
- the rpe gene encoding ribulose-phosphate 3-epimerase yields MFEPVKIAPSILSADFMHLGRDIELIEKAGAGYVHVDVMDGHFVPNLTMGVPVVKQLKKATSLPLDVHLMIANPLEQLPWFLDAGADSVTVHAEALDADGLARAVAAIHAAGAKAAVSVKPRTAVGALAPVLADLDMVLVMSVEPGFSGQSYIEGSEAKVTRITEMARAVGASPLIQVDGGIGEVTAPIVAAAGADVLVCGNAVFAAEDPAAALAAVQAAAEEARLAALAVSKEA; encoded by the coding sequence ATGTTCGAACCGGTGAAAATAGCGCCATCCATTCTGTCGGCCGATTTCATGCATCTCGGTCGCGACATCGAGCTGATCGAGAAAGCGGGCGCAGGATACGTCCACGTCGACGTCATGGACGGCCATTTCGTGCCGAACCTCACGATGGGCGTGCCCGTCGTCAAGCAGCTGAAGAAGGCCACGAGCCTGCCGCTCGACGTGCATCTCATGATAGCGAACCCGCTGGAGCAGCTGCCTTGGTTCCTCGATGCAGGAGCGGACTCGGTGACCGTGCATGCCGAGGCGCTCGACGCCGACGGGCTGGCGCGCGCCGTCGCGGCCATTCATGCGGCGGGGGCGAAGGCGGCCGTCAGCGTCAAGCCCCGCACGGCGGTCGGCGCGCTGGCGCCGGTGCTTGCCGATCTGGACATGGTGCTGGTCATGAGCGTAGAGCCGGGATTCTCCGGGCAGAGCTACATCGAGGGCAGCGAGGCTAAGGTGACGCGCATCACCGAGATGGCGCGTGCGGTGGGCGCCTCTCCGCTCATCCAGGTGGACGGCGGCATCGGGGAGGTCACGGCTCCTATCGTGGCCGCAGCCGGAGCCGACGTGCTCGTGTGCGGAAACGCCGTTTTCGCGGCCGAGGATCCTGCCGCCGCGCTCGCGGCGGTGCAGGCGGCGGCCGAGGAGGCGCGCCTGGCGGCGCTGGCCGTGTCGAAGGAGGCGTAA
- a CDS encoding cysteine desulfurase family protein produces the protein MASVPNDYVYLDYAATAPLCEEAAEAMAPYQVPGRANLAVGGNANSLHGPGRAAFAALEEARRSIARDLGARRPDEIVFTSGATEADDAALLGIAQAAADERRRRGAGDFVPHVVVTAVEHDAVLAPAKRLESQGFRVTRLAPNRQGFIEERALEAALDADTVLVSVQAANSEVGSIQPIADLARVAHDHAALFHTDAVQALGKARVNLQELDVDAASFSAHKVGGPKGAGALYLRARTPFHAYAIGGGQEGGRRSGTQNVAGIVGFAAAVHAATAMQEAEAARLRVLRDRLYERLGAIDAVEATVDVAPGSEDFLPNIVHVLVDGLESETLILRFDMQGFGVSGGSACSSHSLEPSHVLRSLGIDADRAHGALRISMGRYTDEADVEAFAVAMEKSLNWN, from the coding sequence ATGGCGTCCGTGCCGAACGACTACGTGTACCTCGACTACGCCGCGACGGCGCCCTTATGCGAGGAGGCCGCCGAGGCCATGGCCCCTTATCAGGTGCCCGGCCGCGCGAACCTCGCGGTCGGCGGCAACGCGAATTCGCTCCACGGGCCCGGCCGTGCCGCGTTCGCCGCGCTCGAGGAAGCGCGCCGATCCATCGCGCGCGACCTCGGCGCGCGTCGTCCCGACGAGATCGTGTTCACCAGCGGCGCCACCGAGGCCGACGACGCGGCCCTGCTGGGCATCGCGCAGGCCGCCGCGGACGAGCGCCGTCGGCGCGGAGCAGGGGATTTCGTCCCGCACGTCGTGGTCACCGCGGTCGAGCACGACGCTGTGCTGGCGCCCGCGAAGCGTCTGGAATCGCAGGGTTTCCGCGTCACGCGGCTCGCCCCGAACCGTCAGGGCTTCATCGAGGAGCGCGCGTTGGAGGCGGCGCTCGACGCCGATACGGTGCTCGTGTCGGTGCAGGCCGCCAACAGCGAAGTCGGCAGCATCCAGCCCATCGCCGATCTCGCCCGTGTCGCGCACGATCATGCCGCGCTGTTCCACACCGATGCCGTGCAGGCGCTGGGGAAAGCTCGCGTGAACCTGCAGGAGCTCGACGTGGACGCCGCGTCCTTCTCGGCTCATAAGGTGGGCGGCCCCAAAGGCGCCGGCGCGCTGTATCTGCGCGCCCGCACGCCGTTTCATGCCTACGCTATTGGCGGCGGCCAGGAAGGAGGCCGGCGCAGCGGCACGCAGAACGTGGCCGGCATCGTCGGGTTCGCGGCAGCCGTGCATGCGGCGACCGCGATGCAGGAGGCGGAGGCGGCTCGCCTGCGGGTTCTGCGCGACAGGCTGTACGAGCGGCTGGGCGCCATCGACGCGGTGGAGGCCACCGTGGACGTTGCGCCGGGCAGCGAGGATTTCCTTCCGAACATCGTGCATGTGCTGGTGGACGGTTTGGAAAGCGAAACGCTCATCCTTCGCTTCGACATGCAGGGCTTCGGCGTGTCGGGCGGGTCTGCCTGCTCGTCGCACTCGCTGGAACCCAGCCACGTGCTGCGTTCCCTCGGCATCGACGCCGACCGCGCGCACGGCGCCCTGCGCATCTCGATGGGGCGCTACACCGACGAAGCCGATGTCGAAGCCTTCGCGGTCGCCATGGAGAAGAGCCTGAACTGGAACTGA